A genomic window from Silene latifolia isolate original U9 population chromosome Y, ASM4854445v1, whole genome shotgun sequence includes:
- the LOC141629817 gene encoding uncharacterized protein LOC141629817 — MMIVCDLEEKEELRVARFIKGLIPSLASKVEVQIYNGFDDVCRLALKFEKQDKANKSYTYSRGASSGSSSYSKSTTSKQKEVVTEEVKDMGKGVVEPKGCSLRRCFKCQVYGHIANECPQKRALTAQELRNIVPAIVQTEQSTELSDIEEDEEEGVAYDVDPLSEEECLVIRNLHVETTPIEAEQRGQIFHTRCKVHSKICNLIIDSGSCTNVVSKKLVDELKLQTKNHNKPYKLHWLNGDNGIQVRKQALVSLSLGPYNDDIWCDVIPMSACHILLVRPWQFDQKVEHDGRTNIYSVTKGKTTFNLKPLSANKIKELKSKKGSLFMKAREVEEVLARGEQAYVLMVCELEANGEGSSREVQGLLKECCDVFPEELPVGLPPLRGIEHQIELIPGAQLPNKPAYHCNPEEAKELQRQVQELVDRGYVQESLSPCAKLYGKMEKFTFMVSSVVFIGYIVGENGVSMDPSKVEAIKAWPVPRSTTEVRSFHGLASFY, encoded by the exons ATGATGATTGTTTGTGATCTTGAAGAAAAGGAAGAGCTTAGAGTTGCAAGATTCATCAAGGGTCTAATACCGTCACTTGCGTCAAAAGTGGAGGTTCAGATTTACAATGGATTTGATGATGTATGTCGTTTGGCTCTAAAATTTGAAAAGCAAGACaaagcaaataaatcatatacTTATTCAAGAGGAGCAAGTTCTGGTTCGAGTTCTTATTCTAAATCAACAACAAGTAAGCAAAAGGAAGTTGTGACAGAAGAAGTAAAGGACATGGGTAAGGGTGTCGTGGAGCCTAAGGGTTGTTCATTAAGGCGTTGTTTTAAATGCCAAGTATATGGTCACATAGCTAATGAATGTCCACAAAAGCGAGCACTCACCGCTCAAGAATTGCGCAACATAGTTCCAGCAATCGTTCAAACCGAACAGTCCACAGAACTGTCTGATATTgaagaggacgaagaagaaggtgTCGCCTATGATGTTGATCCATTAAGTGAAGAGGAGTGTTTGGTAATTCGTAATCTTCATGTGGAAACAACTCCGATTGAAGCTGAACAAAGGGGGCAAATATTTCACACTCGTTGCAAGGTACATTCTAAAATTTGCAATCTAATCATTGATAGTGGATCATGTACCAATGTTGTGTCAAAGAAGTTAGTTGATGAGCTGAAATTACAAACCAAGAATCATAATAAGCcatataaattgcattggttgAATGGGGACAATGGAATACAAGTAAGGAAGCAAGCATTAGTTTCTTTGAGCTTGGGACCTTATAATGATGATATTTGGTGCGACGTGATTCCTATGAGTGCGTGCCATATTCTATTGGTACGACCATGGCAGTTTGATCAAAAGGTTGAACATGATGGAAGAACTAACATATATAGCGTGACCAAGGGTAAAACAACATTCAATTTGAAGCCTTTATCAGCTAATAAAATCAAGGAGCTGAAATCAAAGAAGGGGAGCTTATTTATGAAAGCTCGTGAAGTTGAAGAGGTTCTAGCTCGTGGAGAACAAGCCTATGTTCTTATGGTTTGTGAATTAGAAGCCAATGGTGAAGGAAGCAGTCGTGAAGTTCAAGGGCTATTAAAAGAGTGTTGCGATGTATTTCCCGAAGAATTACCGGTTGGATTACCTCCTTTAAGAGGTATTGAACATCAAATTGAGTTAATTCCAGGAGCTCAATTACCAAATAAACCAGCCTATCATTGTAATCCCGAAGAAGCAAAAGAATTACAAAGGCAAGTGCAAGAATTAGTTGATAGGGGTTATGTTCAAGAAAGTTTGAGTCCTTGTGCT AAACTATATGGCAAGATGGAGAAGTTCACGTTTATGGTATCAAGCGTGGTGTTTATAGGTTATATTGTTGGTGAGAATGGTGTGAGCATGGATCCGTCCAAGGTGGAGGCAATCAAGGCATGGCCGGTTCCTAGATCAACAACTGAGGTTCGTAGTTTCCATGGTTTGGCTTCATTTTATTGA